The Pirellulales bacterium DNA segment TTGGTCGGCTTCCGGAGTTTTTTCATCGGGATTGGCGGCGGCCTTCTTCTTGGGTGGGGATTGCTTGACTATTTGCGTTCCGCGGGCCAGTGCGTGCGCCGTGTCGAGCAGCTTGCCGACCGCGTTGTTGTATAACTCCTCGTGAATCGTCGTCCAATCCTCGAGCCCGCCGACGATCGGGCTCTTCGGGTCGATGAAATGGATTGAGATCGGAAACTGCGCGCCGTGGCCGGTGGTTTGCAGGCCCGTGAACTCGAACCAGGGAGTGACGGCCTTCGGCCAGCCTTCGGTCCGAAAGGCGTGCATTCCGGTGTGCAGCACGACGGCGGGCAGGCCGTCGCGGTGCGGCTTGAGGGCTCGACGAACGACGCCGAGATCGGTCACTCCGCCGCTGCATTCGTCGTGCACCACCACGTCGAAACCATCGGCCCAATTCGGATTGTCGTAGACCGGGTTTGGATGCGTTCGATCGCCGGCCGGATCGTAGGCGATTTTCCACCGGACGTTTGCGCGGGCCGAGATGCCGTTGACGAGGATGTCTTTCTGGTGAGCGAAGTCGTGGAACGCGCCGCCGATCACCAACAGCGCCCTGATGGGCCGGTCGCCAGCGGGCTCGGCGGCATGCGAGCTCACCGGCGCGCCGATCGCCGCGCAGACCGCCGCCAGTGCCAGACAGAATCGGATGGAAAATCGAGTCATTGAAAATCCCCCAGTTACATTTTTAAGCGCCCATCGAAGAACCGTTGGCGGAGGAGGCGGCCCCATCCTGTTCCGCGGACACCCTCACCCCGGCCCTCTCCCGTCGAGGGAGAGGGAGATGCAAGAACCGTCCGCGACGGATGTCCCCGACTCTCCGGTCTCATTACACAACTCGCGTCTTGCCGGGGATCGCTAAGGCGTAAAAGCCGTCGGCGTCGGGAAGCGTCGGGGGCGTGGCTTGGAACGAATACTCCTTGGGCATGACGCTGATCTTCGAACTGATCGCGGAATCCCAGGTCAATTCCTGGCCGGAGTAGGTACACATCCGGCCGAGGATGCCCATCATCGTGCTGTTGGCACCGTATTCGGCCTCGTTGTACGGCTCGCTGCGGCGGATGGCGGCGAATAAGTCGTCGTGCTCGACCTGATAGGCATTCTTGACCTTGGCACCGTGCTTCCACGTGGGCTTCCCCTTGACGTCGATCGTGCCCGAAACAATCGCCGTGCCGTTCGTCCCGTGTGCGTGTTCGGAGACGTTGGTCCAGCAGTCGTTGATCCGGCGGCATTGGCTGTAGACTCGGGAGCCATCGGCGTATTCGAATTCAACGGCGTGATGATCGTAGATTTCGCCGTGGTCCTTGTTTCTGACGCCTTGATGGCCCCCCATGCCGTTGGCCCGAATCGGCAATGCTCGTTTGACCCAGTGGGCCACGTCGATATTGTGGACGTGCTGCTCGACGATGTGATCGCCGCAAGTCCAGACGAAGTCGTACCAATTGCGCATCTGGTACTCCATTTCCGTCAACTCCGGACTTTGCCGGCGAAGGGAATCGCGGGGCATGACCCGGAACAGCGGGACTGCACCACCGTTCCAATAGATGCGCATTGAGAGAATGTCGCCGATCGCGCCGTCGTGCAGCCGCTTGACGGTTTCGATGTAGCCCGCGTCATGGTGCCGTTGCAAGCCGACGCCGACCTTCAGGTCCTTGGCCTTGGCGTCGGCGGCTGTGGCCAGCACGCGCCGAACGCCGACCGCGTCGGTCGCGACCGGCTTTTCCATGAACACGTGCTTGCCCGCCCGGACGGCCGCCTCGAAATGGATCGGCCGGAAGCCGGGGGGAGTGGCCAGCAGCACCACGTCGATTCCGGCGTCGAGCGCCTTTTGATAGGCGTCGAATCCGACGAATCTCCGCTCCTCGGGCACATCGACCCGCTCGGCGTGGCTCTTGCTCAACTGCCTGAAGCTCTGAGCGAGTCGATCGGCGAAGGCGTCCGCCATCGCGACTAACTTGATCGGCCCGGCGGTGCTCAGCGCCTGCTGGCAGGCCCCGGTTCCGCGGCCGCCGCAACCGACCAGGGCGATCTTGATCGTCTCGTCGCCGGCGGCGTGCGCCGAGCGCGCGATGCCCAACGTGCCGGCCAGCGCGCCGCCGGCGGCGAGCATGGACGACGTCGTTAAAAACTCGCGGCGCGTGGCGCTGCGCGAATCGATGGTGCGATCGGTCAATATGTCGCTCATCGGACTTTTTCCAATCTCAAAATAAATGGGTGGAAGAAGGGAACGCTGTAAATCGCTGAGTCGTGGAGGGAGGAAACGCCCGGTCCGCGGCGGCAGAACCAGAGCCGAGAATCACTCGGGCAGGGGGCGGCCTTTCGTTTCCGGCAAGAAGCCCAAGAGCAGGACACCCACTAAGAATAACAAGCTCAGCAAGCTGATTGCAAGCTGCAGATCCAGATTTGGCAGCCCTTTGATCCAGCCCGAAAGCCAGAGCATCGGCGCCGCCAGCAGCCGGCCTCCGTTGAAACAAAAACCGGCCCCCGTCGCCCGTAGATGGGCCGGAAACAACTCGGGAAAGTAAATCGCGAATCCAGCGTGGATGCCCAGCGTGAAAAAGCCGAACAGCGGCAAGATCGCCAGCAATTCGCCGTAGGTCTGCGGCAAATAGCAAGTCGCTGGAACGATCGCCAGCGCGAGGAGCTGCATCAAGGCAAATGCCTTCCGGCGGCCCAAGCGCTCGGCCAGCGGGCCGAAACTAAGCAAACCCAACCCGCCACCGGCCGTTGCGACCACGCCATAAGCGAAGCGGGCCTTATTCTCGGCCTCGCTGATTTCGCTGTGGGAAACGCCGGCCGTTAGCAGCGCTTTTGGATCGATGGCAGGCGCCGTGGCGTGCGAATGCTCGGCAAGGAGATTGCGAAACAGCAATTCGCGGGCAAGGTCCTGACCGGCTACCGTGACGCCCCAAAATGTCGCCAGGCCCACGGCCGCCAGCCCCAAGCCGGCCAACGCGTGCCGCGCCCAGCGCGGATTGGCGAGCAACTCGCGAAAGCTGCCGCGGGGCCGCGCCGCCGCTTCCGCGCGCCGCCAGCTCTCGGGCTCGCGAACGCGGCGGCGAATGAACAGCACCAATAGTGCAGGCGCCAAGCCGATCGCGTAGGCCAACCGCCACTGCGTGCCAACGGCCATCCCCACCAACATCGCCAACCAGGTGCCGAGCACGCTCGTGGCATGGAAGATGCCCGAGGCGCGGGCCCGAGCCCGCTGCGGAAAGACCTCGGCGACGAGCGACGCCGCCACGGCCCATTCGCCGCCGACCCCCATCGCGACGAGGAACCGCAACGCTGCGATCTGCCACACGGAGGTGGCGAAATAGGTGAGCCCTGCGAAGAGCGAATAACAGAGGATCGTCACCGTCAACAGCGGTTTGCGGCCGAACCGATCGGCCAGACTGCCGAAGAGCAGCCCGCCAACGGCGCCGCCCACCAAGAACACCGCCAAAACCAAGTCGCCCAGATATTTGGCCGAGCCGCCGCTCGCCCCCGGGCCGATCAAATCGGCAAGCGCATCGCTTCGAGTGATGTTGAAAACCTGTCCCTCGAACGTGTCGAACACCCAGCCAGCCGAGGCCAGCGCCAGCACCATCCATTGGTAGGTCGAGACGCCGGCGTACCAAGTCCGCGTTTCATCCGGCGCTGAACCCGGCTCGACCACGATTCAATTCTCCTCAAACCCGACGGGCCGGCCCAGCGAGATCGATTCCTCGGCTTTCAGGCACATCGCGACCGACCAGCGGCCGTCTTCGCCCGTGCAGCCGGGGAGCGCGCCCTTTCGGATGGCCTGGGTCACCATTCGCATCTCTTCGACCAGCTCGTAGACCTCGCCCGGCGTGCCGCCGAGCGGCACTTCGACCACCTCTTCCTGCTTGAGCATCTGCAAGCGGAAAGTCGGTTGAAACGTGCGGTCCAGCGCTCCGCTCCACGTGGCCCACAACGCGCCGGTCGTTCCAGTCACTTTAACGATCTGGTGGTGCTCCCAACCGGCGAGCGTCTGCGAGATGACGGCATAGGCCCCGCCGGGAAACGCCATCAGCGCGGAGAAGTTGTCGGTCAGCTCAGGACGATCCGGCTGCCGGCCGATCGCGCGGGCGTAAACGCTGGTCGGATTTCCGGCCGCGGAAAAGCACCATCGCGCGAGATCGAAGAAATGAATCGGTTCCTCGAGCGTCCAATTGCCGACGCGGCGGATGTCGTAGCGCCAGCCCCCCGATCCGAGCCGATAAGGCTGCCGCCATAACTCGATCAGCATGTATTGCGGCTGGCCGACGGCGCCGGCATCGATCAATTCCTTCACCTTGCCCCACAGCGGCGAAAACCGGAATTCGTGACCGACGGCGATCCACCGCCCGCGCGCGGCCGCTAAGTCGATCAGCGCGCTGCAATCGGCCACGCTCAAGGCCATGGGCTTTTCGAGCAGTAGATGCCGGCCGGACTCCAGCACCGCCCGGCCAACCTCATAATGCAGGTCGGATGGCAGCACGACGGACACGACGTCGAACTGCTCTTGGGCCAGCATCTGCCGATAATCGGCGTGCAGCCGGGCACGCGGATGCGCGGCCGCGGCGGCCTGACGATTGACTTCCGAGCGGGCGCAGATTGCCATTAATTCGGCGTCTTCGACGGCCGCGATCGCCCGAGCATGATGCGAGCCCCACGCGCCATAGCCGATCAACCCAAATCGGACTGAAGCCATTTGGCTCCCCTGTTAGACCACAATACGGGCCAGCTTACCGGCCGCGAACTTGACTTGCAAGGAAAAAACCGGTCCTGCATCGGGCCATCGCTTGATATTTATTTTGAAATCGCAATAAATCGGTCGCCGGGCGATCGCGAAAGTGTTGGCTTGCCGACCTTGGTCGTGTATCATGGCGGTTTCCGAACATCATGAAAAAGACCGTCATTAAGCCGACCGCCGTGGCGGACTTGGAATCCACGATGATCCGCGCCGTGCGGACGCGCGGCGCCACCTCGCGCGTCGAGCTGGCCCGCGACTTGTCGCTCGTCGCATCCACCGCCGGGCTGTATGTCGACCGCTTGATCCAGCGCGGTTACCTCGTGGAATCGACGCGAACCACGCGCGGGCTCGGGCGGCCGCCCGTGCTCGTCGAGCTGAATCCGGCGGGGGGACGGTTCATTGGCCTGGACTTCGACGCCCGGCAAATGATGGTCGCCACGGTCGATTTGGCGCAGCAGCCGCAGGAGCAAATCCGCCGCAAGATTCCGGCCCGAGCGGCCGCCGACCGTGTGCTAACCATGATCGAGGACTTGCTCGACGAAGTGTTGGGCTCCCGACGGCGGGACGTGCAGGGAATCGGCCTCGGCGTGCCCGGCAAGATCGATTACCAGCGCGGCGTTTCTTTGCAGTACGATTTTATTCCCGGTTGGCAAAACATCGCGATCGGGCCGCGGATCGCCAAGCGGTTTCGCTTGCCCGTGTTCGTCGAAAACAACGTGCGCTCGATGGCCATCGGAGAATTATGGAGCGGACCGAGGCGCGGGCTGCGCGACTTGGTCTGCCTGGGGATCCGCAGTGGCATCGGCACCGGAATCATTGCCGGCAAGAAACTGCTTGGCGGCGCGAACAACCTCGCGGGCGAAATCGGGCGGTGGGCCTGCCCCGGATTGCCGGCCGGCCGCCGCCGCGCCAGCGTCCTCCGGTCTCCCCATCGCCCGCAAGAGACGATCGAGGACGTCGCGTCGCTGACCGCCATGCTCCAGGCCACCTCGGAACAGCTCGGGCGCGGACGAAAGAGCATTTTGGGTCGGCCGGGCAACACGCCGACGGCCGGCGAACTGGTGGCTGCCGCCAACGAGGACGACGAATTGGCGCTGGCAATCATTCGCGAGGCCGCCCAGATCCACGGCTGGATCGTGCATCAATTGACCCTGCTCTTGGATCCCGAGAGAGTTTTCATCGCCGGACCGCTGATCGAGGCCAGGAACTATATCGAGACCGTGCGCCGCGCCGCGATCAAGCTGGGCAGCACCGTTCGAGAGGACGGCGCCGCCTTGGGGACGCGAATCGTGGCTTCCACGTTAGGGCCCTTTGGCGGCGCGCTGGGCGCCGCGGCCCTGGCATTTCATCATTGGACGCCGCGGCGGTAAGCCCGTCTTTCAAATGGCCACAGACTGCATTCGATCGCCGAACGGGACCACGCTGCCCGCAGTCGGCTTCGGGCTTTGGAAAATCGAGCGCCCCGCCGCCGCGGGCTTGGTGCGCGAAGCGATTCGCGCCGGTTATCGTCATTTCGATAGCGCCTGCGATTACGGCAACGAATCGGAGGTTGGCGAGGGTTTGGCCACCGCGGTGGAAACGGGCTTGTGCCGTCGCGACGATCTGTGGATCACGTCGAAACTATGGAACAACTTTCATCGCCGCGAGCGCGTGCGGCCGGCGCTCGAGCGAACGCTCCGCGATTTGCGGCTGGAATACCTCGATCTCTACTTGATCCACTTTCCCATTGCGCTCGAGTATGTGCCGCCGGAAGTGCGCTACCCACCGGGCTGGTTTGGCGATCCGGACGCCGCGCAGCCGCGGATGGCGCCCGCTCGCGTTCCCCTGGCCGAAACGTGGCAGGGAATGGAAGACGTGCTGAAGGCCGGGTTGGTCCGCAAGATCGGGGTCTGCAATTACAATTGCGCCTTGCTTCGCGACCTGCTGGCCTATGCGTCGATTCGGCCTGCCGTGTTGCAGGTCGAATTGCACCCCTTCCTGGCACAGGAAAAGCTGCTGCGGTTTTGCCGAGAGGAAGGGATCATCGTCACCGGGTTCTCGCCGCTCGGCGCAGCGTCGTACGTGTCGATCGGCATGGCGACGGCGCGCGACTCGGTCCTCGAGCAACCGGCGGTCGTTGACGCGGCGCGGCGGCACGGCAAGACCCCGGCCCAAATCGTCTTGCGGTGGGGAGTTCAACGCGGCACGGCAGTGGTTCCCAAGACGTCGCGGATCGAGCGATTGGCCGAGAACCTCGCGTTGTTCGATTTCGAGTTGTCGGCCGATGAGATGCAGACGGTCGGCGCGCTCGATCGCGGCCGACGGTTCAACGATCCGGGTGTGTTCGGCGAAGCTGCCTTTCACACGTTCATGCCAATTTACGATTAGGTGCGCCTCACAAAACCGCCGGGGACTGTCCCCATTTTGCGCAGTCCGCGAAGCAAAACTGGGGACTGTCCGCTTCTCCCAGGCGGTTTTGTGAGACGCTCAAAGGTTATTTCGATGAGGAGTTCGATGATCCGAAGCGCTTTGCAGGTTGCTCCCGTCGCGGTCGCCGGCCAGCAGTCTTACGATGGCGATCCGTTTCCGCAGGTGCTCGAATGCCAGACGCCCGGCATCGACTTGGAGACCGCCGCGCAGTGGGTGACCGAGCGGAGCGAGCAACTGATCGGCGACGCCGAGCGCTACGGCGCCGTCCTCTTTCGCGGCTTTCCCTTGCGGACCGCCGAGCAATTCGATCGCTTCGTGACGGCCTTCGGCTTGCCGGCCTTCACTTATGAAGATTCGCTCTCGAATGCCGTGCGCGTCAACCGCACGCCACGCGTGTTCACGGCCAATGAGGCGCCCCCGACGGCCGAGATTTTCTTCCACCATGAAATGGCCCAGACGCCCTACTATCCCAGCAAGTTGTTCTTTTTCTGCGAGCATCCGGCCGATTTCGGCGGGGCGACGCCATTGCTCCGATCCGACGTTCTCTGGCAGCGCCTCGCGCAGAGTTGCCCTCATTTCGCCGACGACTGCGCGGCGAAAGGGCTGCGTTATACGAACGTGATGCCGGGTGCGAGCGATCTGGCCTCGGGCATGGGCCGAAGCTGGCAAAACACGCTCAAGGCCGCGACGCCGGAGGCCGCCGAACAGCGGCTTCGCGGCTTGGGTTACTCTTGGGAATGGTTGCCCGACGGTTCGCTGAAAGCGACCACGCCGGTGCTGCCGGCGGTGTACGATCCGCCCGCGGGACGACGCACATTTTTTAACCAA contains these protein-coding regions:
- a CDS encoding Gfo/Idh/MocA family oxidoreductase, whose amino-acid sequence is MSDILTDRTIDSRSATRREFLTTSSMLAAGGALAGTLGIARSAHAAGDETIKIALVGCGGRGTGACQQALSTAGPIKLVAMADAFADRLAQSFRQLSKSHAERVDVPEERRFVGFDAYQKALDAGIDVVLLATPPGFRPIHFEAAVRAGKHVFMEKPVATDAVGVRRVLATAADAKAKDLKVGVGLQRHHDAGYIETVKRLHDGAIGDILSMRIYWNGGAVPLFRVMPRDSLRRQSPELTEMEYQMRNWYDFVWTCGDHIVEQHVHNIDVAHWVKRALPIRANGMGGHQGVRNKDHGEIYDHHAVEFEYADGSRVYSQCRRINDCWTNVSEHAHGTNGTAIVSGTIDVKGKPTWKHGAKVKNAYQVEHDDLFAAIRRSEPYNEAEYGANSTMMGILGRMCTYSGQELTWDSAISSKISVMPKEYSFQATPPTLPDADGFYALAIPGKTRVV
- a CDS encoding ThuA domain-containing protein, whose translation is MTRFSIRFCLALAAVCAAIGAPVSSHAAEPAGDRPIRALLVIGGAFHDFAHQKDILVNGISARANVRWKIAYDPAGDRTHPNPVYDNPNWADGFDVVVHDECSGGVTDLGVVRRALKPHRDGLPAVVLHTGMHAFRTEGWPKAVTPWFEFTGLQTTGHGAQFPISIHFIDPKSPIVGGLEDWTTIHEELYNNAVGKLLDTAHALARGTQIVKQSPPKKKAAANPDEKTPEADQPAGGKEKVADNIVAWTNIYNEKTRVFATTIGHNNETVSDPRYLDLVTRGLLWAVDKLDDAHLKPAKQPYLDKEPTP
- a CDS encoding aldo/keto reductase → MATDCIRSPNGTTLPAVGFGLWKIERPAAAGLVREAIRAGYRHFDSACDYGNESEVGEGLATAVETGLCRRDDLWITSKLWNNFHRRERVRPALERTLRDLRLEYLDLYLIHFPIALEYVPPEVRYPPGWFGDPDAAQPRMAPARVPLAETWQGMEDVLKAGLVRKIGVCNYNCALLRDLLAYASIRPAVLQVELHPFLAQEKLLRFCREEGIIVTGFSPLGAASYVSIGMATARDSVLEQPAVVDAARRHGKTPAQIVLRWGVQRGTAVVPKTSRIERLAENLALFDFELSADEMQTVGALDRGRRFNDPGVFGEAAFHTFMPIYD
- a CDS encoding TauD/TfdA family dioxygenase, with product MIRSALQVAPVAVAGQQSYDGDPFPQVLECQTPGIDLETAAQWVTERSEQLIGDAERYGAVLFRGFPLRTAEQFDRFVTAFGLPAFTYEDSLSNAVRVNRTPRVFTANEAPPTAEIFFHHEMAQTPYYPSKLFFFCEHPADFGGATPLLRSDVLWQRLAQSCPHFADDCAAKGLRYTNVMPGASDLASGMGRSWQNTLKAATPEAAEQRLRGLGYSWEWLPDGSLKATTPVLPAVYDPPAGRRTFFNQLIAAFRGWKDARNDPSKAVAFGDGAPIDRDAMKVVIQLSEELAIDVPWQTGDVALVDNFLTMHARRPFAGTRKILAAMV
- a CDS encoding MFS transporter, with amino-acid sequence MVEPGSAPDETRTWYAGVSTYQWMVLALASAGWVFDTFEGQVFNITRSDALADLIGPGASGGSAKYLGDLVLAVFLVGGAVGGLLFGSLADRFGRKPLLTVTILCYSLFAGLTYFATSVWQIAALRFLVAMGVGGEWAVAASLVAEVFPQRARARASGIFHATSVLGTWLAMLVGMAVGTQWRLAYAIGLAPALLVLFIRRRVREPESWRRAEAAARPRGSFRELLANPRWARHALAGLGLAAVGLATFWGVTVAGQDLARELLFRNLLAEHSHATAPAIDPKALLTAGVSHSEISEAENKARFAYGVVATAGGGLGLLSFGPLAERLGRRKAFALMQLLALAIVPATCYLPQTYGELLAILPLFGFFTLGIHAGFAIYFPELFPAHLRATGAGFCFNGGRLLAAPMLWLSGWIKGLPNLDLQLAISLLSLLFLVGVLLLGFLPETKGRPLPE
- a CDS encoding Gfo/Idh/MocA family oxidoreductase, giving the protein MASVRFGLIGYGAWGSHHARAIAAVEDAELMAICARSEVNRQAAAAAHPRARLHADYRQMLAQEQFDVVSVVLPSDLHYEVGRAVLESGRHLLLEKPMALSVADCSALIDLAAARGRWIAVGHEFRFSPLWGKVKELIDAGAVGQPQYMLIELWRQPYRLGSGGWRYDIRRVGNWTLEEPIHFFDLARWCFSAAGNPTSVYARAIGRQPDRPELTDNFSALMAFPGGAYAVISQTLAGWEHHQIVKVTGTTGALWATWSGALDRTFQPTFRLQMLKQEEVVEVPLGGTPGEVYELVEEMRMVTQAIRKGALPGCTGEDGRWSVAMCLKAEESISLGRPVGFEEN
- a CDS encoding ROK family protein, which gives rise to MKKTVIKPTAVADLESTMIRAVRTRGATSRVELARDLSLVASTAGLYVDRLIQRGYLVESTRTTRGLGRPPVLVELNPAGGRFIGLDFDARQMMVATVDLAQQPQEQIRRKIPARAAADRVLTMIEDLLDEVLGSRRRDVQGIGLGVPGKIDYQRGVSLQYDFIPGWQNIAIGPRIAKRFRLPVFVENNVRSMAIGELWSGPRRGLRDLVCLGIRSGIGTGIIAGKKLLGGANNLAGEIGRWACPGLPAGRRRASVLRSPHRPQETIEDVASLTAMLQATSEQLGRGRKSILGRPGNTPTAGELVAAANEDDELALAIIREAAQIHGWIVHQLTLLLDPERVFIAGPLIEARNYIETVRRAAIKLGSTVREDGAALGTRIVASTLGPFGGALGAAALAFHHWTPRR